From Hippoglossus stenolepis isolate QCI-W04-F060 chromosome 4, HSTE1.2, whole genome shotgun sequence, a single genomic window includes:
- the LOC118106596 gene encoding segment polarity protein dishevelled homolog DVL-3-like gives MEKSVSLSSLTDSTMSLNIITVSLNMERYNFLGVSIVGQSYERGDGGIYVGSIMKGGAVAAEGRIEPGDMLLQVNDINFENMCNDDAVRVLRDVVHKPGAVTLTVAKCWDPNPRSCFPLPRSEPVRPIDPAAWVSHTAAMTGKLLPHYGVNEEHHLTIHSDITDVVKAMTNPESGLEVRDRMWLKITIPNAFIGSDVVDWLHCNVEGLTDRREARKYAGNLLKAGYIRNTINKVTFSEQCYYVFGDVCGGLGLMSLLDHVSSQGGGSEFDPPGSGPQWPPAFPYLSPIIPHPYSCPHPPHQLPAWEGGSRHSEGSSESSCSDGLKEGGASQSQLTKHLVKEFANDNRARQPLSSISGLHSNKYSKDFTPASSPSPDQRQNVSSVSGARQSLHLAMGNPGDYFVDVM, from the exons ATGGAGaag tctgtctctctcagcaGTCTCACTGACTCGACCATGTCCCTCAACATCATCACTGTGTCTCTGAACATGG AGAGGTATAACTTCCTTGGCGTCAGTATAGTGGGTCAAAGTTATgaaagaggagacggaggaatTTATGTCGGCTCCATCATGAAAGGAGGAGCTGTCGCAGCGGAGGGACGCATCGAGCCTGGAGACATGTTACTGCAG gtgaATGACATCAACTTTGAAAACATGTGTAACGACGATGCTGTTCGAGTCCTGAGAGACGTCGTCCACAAACCAGG tgCAGTGACGTTGACTGTGGCAAAATGTTGGGATCCGAACCCTCGAAGCTGCTTCCCGTTGCCGAGAA GTGAACCTGTCCGCCCCATCGACCCCGCTGCCTGGGTGTCTCACACCGCCGCCATGACGGGGAAGCTCCTCCCACACTATG GCGTGAATGAAGAACACCACCTCACCAtccacagtgacatcacagatgTTGTCAAGGCAATGACTAATCCAGAGTCAGGCCTGGAAGTTCGGGACAGGATGTGGTTGAAGATCACGATCCCTAATGCGTTCATTG GGTCGGACGTGGTCGACTGGCTCCACTGCAACGTGGAAGGTTTGACTGACCGCCGCGAAGCCAGGAAGTACGCAGGAAACCTTCTTAAGGCCGGATACATCAGAAACACCATCAACAAGGTCACGTTCTCTGAGCAGTGCTACTACGTGTTCGGAGATGTCTGCGGTG GTCTGGGTCTGATGTCTCTACTGGATCATGTCTCCAGTCAAGGAGGAGGATCAGAGTTTGACCCTCCAGGTTCTGGACCCCAGTGGCCCCCAGCCTTCCCCTACCTGTCCCCCATCATCCCTCACCCCTACAGCTGTCCTCACCCCCCCCACCAGCTACCGGCCTGGGAGGGAGGAAGTCGTCACAGTGAAG gaagcagtgaatcaaGCTGCAGCGATGGTCTGAAGGAGGGAGGagccagccaatcacagcttaCCAAACACCTCGTAAAGGAGTTTGCCAACGACAACAGGGCCCGGCAACCCCTGTCCTCCATTTCTGGTCTCCATAGCAACAAATACTCAAAGGACTTCACCCCAGCTTCGTCACCGTCTCCAGatcaaagacaaaatgtttcctCAGTCTCAGGCGCCAGACAGTCCCTCCACCTCGCCATGGGAAACCCCGGTGATTACTTTGTGGATGTAATGTGA